The Pseudomonas sp. FP2309 genome has a window encoding:
- a CDS encoding YqiA/YcfP family alpha/beta fold hydrolase, protein MSASILYIHGFNSAPASNKASQLIRVMDALGLADQLRVPALHHHPRQAIAQLEEAIAQLGRPLLVGSSLGGYYATHLAERHGLKALLVNPAVSPHRMFDGYLGTQKNLYTDETWELTHDHVTTLAELEVPAPQDAARYQVWLQTGDETLDYRLAQQYYRACALRIQAGGDHGYQGFAGQLPALLSFAGISADQYQSFDFSAL, encoded by the coding sequence TCCACGGCTTCAACAGCGCGCCTGCGTCCAACAAGGCCAGCCAGTTGATCCGGGTGATGGACGCCCTTGGCCTGGCCGATCAATTGCGCGTACCGGCCTTGCATCACCATCCCCGCCAGGCAATTGCTCAGTTGGAAGAGGCGATTGCGCAACTGGGCCGGCCACTGCTGGTCGGCAGCTCACTCGGCGGCTACTATGCAACCCATCTTGCCGAACGCCATGGCCTCAAGGCGCTGCTGGTCAACCCGGCGGTAAGCCCGCATCGGATGTTCGACGGTTACCTGGGTACTCAGAAGAACCTCTACACCGATGAAACCTGGGAACTGACCCACGACCACGTCACCACCCTGGCCGAGCTGGAAGTGCCCGCACCCCAGGACGCTGCGCGCTATCAGGTGTGGTTGCAGACCGGGGATGAAACCTTGGATTATCGCCTCGCCCAGCAGTACTACCGGGCCTGTGCCTTGCGCATCCAGGCCGGTGGCGACCATGGTTACCAAGGGTTCGCCGGGCAATTGCCGGCGCTTTTGAGTTTTGCCGGCATTAGCGCAGACCAGTATCAATCCTTCGACTTTTCGGCACTGTAA
- the parE gene encoding DNA topoisomerase IV subunit B, with protein sequence MATPSASSYNADAIEVLSGLDPVRKRPGMYTDTSRPNHLAQEVIDNSVDEALAGHAKSVHVILHADHSLEVSDDGRGMPVDIHPEEGVSGVELILTKLHAGGKFSNKNYQFSGGLHGVGISVVNALSTLVRVKVKRDGNEYQMTFADGYKATDLEVIGTVGKRNTGTSVYFAPDPKYFDSPKFSISRLKHVLKAKAVLCPGLLVTFEDKGTGEKVEWHYEDGLRSYLEDSVSDFERLPNEPFCGSLAGNKEAVDWALLWLPEGGDSVQESYVNLIPTAQGGTHVNGLRQGLLDAMREFCEYRSLLPRGVKLAPEDVWERIAFVLSMKMQEPQFSGQTKERLSSREAAAFVSGVVKDAFSLWLNEHPELGLALAELAINNAGRRLKASKKVERKRITQGPALPGKLADCAGQDPMRSELFLVEGDSAGGSAKQARDKEFQAILPLRGKILNTWEVDGSEVLASQEVHNIAVAIGVDPGAADMSQLRYGKICILADADSDGLHIATLLCALFVQHFRPLVDAGHVYVAMPPLYRIDLGKEIFYALDEAERDGILDRLVAEKKRGKPQVTRFKGLGEMNPPQLRETTMDPNTRRLVQLTLEDYAATSEMMDMLLAKKRAPDRKSWLESKGNLAEVLG encoded by the coding sequence ATGGCCACTCCCAGCGCTAGCTCTTATAACGCCGACGCCATCGAAGTCCTCTCGGGCCTCGACCCGGTGCGCAAACGCCCCGGCATGTACACCGACACCAGTCGGCCGAACCACCTTGCCCAGGAAGTCATCGACAACAGTGTCGACGAAGCCTTGGCCGGGCACGCCAAGTCGGTGCACGTCATTCTCCACGCTGACCATTCCCTGGAAGTGTCCGACGATGGTCGCGGCATGCCGGTGGACATCCACCCCGAAGAGGGCGTGTCGGGCGTCGAGCTGATCCTCACCAAGCTGCACGCCGGTGGCAAGTTCTCCAACAAGAACTACCAGTTCTCCGGTGGCTTGCACGGTGTAGGCATTTCCGTGGTCAACGCCCTGTCGACCCTGGTACGGGTCAAGGTCAAGCGTGACGGTAATGAGTACCAGATGACGTTCGCCGATGGCTACAAAGCCACCGACCTGGAAGTGATCGGCACCGTTGGCAAGCGCAACACCGGCACCAGCGTGTACTTCGCGCCGGACCCTAAATACTTCGATTCGCCGAAATTCTCCATCAGCCGCCTCAAGCACGTGCTCAAGGCCAAGGCGGTGTTGTGCCCGGGCCTGTTGGTCACCTTTGAAGACAAAGGCACCGGCGAAAAGGTCGAGTGGCATTACGAAGACGGTCTGCGTTCCTACCTGGAAGATTCCGTCAGCGATTTCGAGCGTCTGCCCAACGAACCGTTCTGCGGCAGCCTGGCCGGTAATAAAGAAGCCGTCGACTGGGCGCTGCTGTGGTTGCCCGAAGGCGGCGACAGCGTGCAGGAAAGCTACGTCAACCTGATCCCGACCGCCCAGGGCGGTACCCACGTCAACGGTTTGCGTCAGGGCTTGCTGGACGCGATGCGCGAATTCTGCGAATACCGCAGCCTGCTGCCGCGCGGCGTCAAGCTGGCGCCGGAAGACGTGTGGGAGCGCATTGCGTTCGTGCTGTCGATGAAGATGCAGGAGCCGCAGTTTTCCGGTCAGACCAAGGAGCGCCTGTCGTCCCGCGAGGCCGCAGCATTTGTTTCGGGTGTGGTCAAAGACGCCTTCAGCCTGTGGCTCAACGAGCACCCGGAGCTGGGCCTGGCCCTGGCGGAGCTGGCGATCAACAACGCCGGCCGTCGCCTCAAGGCCAGCAAAAAGGTCGAACGCAAGCGCATCACCCAGGGCCCGGCATTGCCTGGCAAGCTGGCTGACTGCGCCGGGCAGGACCCGATGCGCTCCGAACTGTTCCTGGTGGAAGGCGATTCCGCCGGTGGTTCCGCCAAGCAAGCGCGGGACAAGGAATTCCAGGCAATCCTGCCGTTGCGCGGCAAGATCCTCAACACCTGGGAAGTCGATGGCAGCGAAGTTCTGGCCAGCCAGGAAGTGCACAACATCGCCGTGGCTATTGGTGTCGACCCGGGCGCGGCAGACATGAGCCAACTGCGTTACGGCAAAATTTGCATCCTGGCCGACGCCGACTCCGACGGTCTGCACATCGCCACTTTGCTGTGTGCGCTGTTCGTGCAGCACTTCCGCCCGTTGGTGGATGCCGGTCACGTCTACGTCGCCATGCCGCCGCTGTACCGCATCGACTTGGGCAAAGAGATTTTCTACGCCCTCGACGAAGCCGAGCGTGACGGCATTCTCGACCGCCTCGTGGCCGAGAAAAAGCGCGGCAAGCCCCAGGTCACGCGATTCAAGGGGCTGGGTGAGATGAACCCGCCGCAACTGCGTGAAACCACCATGGACCCGAACACCCGGCGCC